A portion of the Macaca mulatta isolate MMU2019108-1 chromosome 2, T2T-MMU8v2.0, whole genome shotgun sequence genome contains these proteins:
- the CCR8 gene encoding C-C chemokine receptor type 8 yields the protein MDYTLDPSMTTMTDYYYPDSLSSPCDGELIQRNDKLLLAVFYCLLFVFSLLGNSLVILVLVVCKKLRNITDIYLLNLALSDLLFVFSFPFQTYYQLDQWVFGTVMCKVVSGFYYIGFYSSMFFITLMSVDRYLAVVHAVYAIKVRTIRMGTTLSLVVWLTAIMATIPLLVFYQVASEDGVLQCYSFYNQQTLKWKIFTNFEMNILGLLIPFTIFMFCYIKILHQLKRCQNHNKTKAIRLVLIVVIASLLFWVPFNVVLFLTSLHSMHILDGCSISQQLNYATHVTEIISFTHCCVNPVIYAFVGEKFKKHLSEIFQKSCSHIFIYLGRQMPRESCEKSSSCQQHSFRSSSIDYIL from the coding sequence ATGGATTATACACTTGACCCCAGCATGACAACAATGACCGACTACTACTACCCTGATAGCCTCTCAAGCCCCTGTGATGGAGAACTTATCCAGAGAAACGACAAGTTGCTCCTTGCTGTCTTTTATTGCCTCCTGTTTGTATTCAGTCTTCTGGGAAACAGCCTGGTCATCCTGGTCCTTGTGGTCTGCAAGAAGCTGAGGAACATCACAGACATATACCTCTTGAACCTGGCCCTGTCTGACCTGCTTTTtgtcttctccttcccctttcagACCTACTATCAGCTGGATCAGTGGGTGTTTGGGACTGTAATGTGCAAAGTGGTGtctggcttttattacattggcTTCTACAGCAGCATGTTTTTCATCACCCTCATGAGTGTGGACAGGTACCTGGCTGTTGTCCATGCCGTGTATGCCATAAAAGTGAGGACGATCAGGATGGGCACAACCCTGAGCCTGGTAGTATGGCTAACCGCCATTATGGCTACCATCCCATTGCTAGTGTTTTACCAAGTGGCCTCTGAAGATGGTGTTCTACAGTGTTATTCATTTTACAATCAACAGACTTTGAAGTGGAAGATCTTCACCAACTTTGAAATGAACATTTTAGGCTTGTTGATCCCATTCACCATCTTTATGTTCTGCTACATTAAAATCCTGCACCAGCTGAAGAGGtgtcaaaaccacaacaagaccAAGGCCATCAGGTTGGTGCTCATTGTGGTCATTGCATCTTTACTTTTCTGGGTCCCATTCAACGTGGTTCTTTTCCTCACTTCCTTGCACAGTATGCACATCTTGGATGGATGTAGCATAAGTCAACAACTGAATTATGCCACCCATGTCACAGAAATCATTTCCTTTACTCACTGCTGTGTGAACCCTGTTATCTATGCTTTTGTAGGGGAGAAGTTCAAGAAACACCTCtcagaaatatttcagaaaagttGCAGCCATATCTTCATCTACCTAGGAAGACAAATGCCTAGGGAGAGCTGTGAAAAGTCATCATCCTGCCAGCAGCACTCCTTCCGTTCCTCCAGCATAGACTACATTTTGTGA